The Saccharothrix variisporea genome has a segment encoding these proteins:
- a CDS encoding ABC transporter permease yields the protein MASVVIATDWVRLLVICVFFTAAAGAVLWWARLASPWPVVTAAARAAVQLAVVSAVVTGVLASLPLTAAFLVLMAGVATGTSAARTKTGRRGVWVGVAILSGTVPAIGALVASGLVPVEGIALVPVGGILIGGAMTATTLSVRRALDTLRDRHGEFEAALALGFTEAVAVRELVRGPAGEALLPALDQTRTVGLVTLPGAFVGMLLGGAPVWQAGALQLVVLVGLLAVEAAAIAVVVELVARGFVRRTSVVGDVRLT from the coding sequence ATGGCCTCCGTGGTCATCGCGACGGACTGGGTGCGGCTGCTCGTCATCTGCGTGTTCTTCACGGCGGCGGCCGGGGCGGTGTTGTGGTGGGCGCGGTTGGCCTCGCCTTGGCCGGTGGTCACGGCCGCTGCGCGGGCGGCCGTGCAGCTCGCCGTGGTGTCGGCGGTGGTCACCGGGGTGTTGGCGTCGCTGCCGTTGACGGCGGCGTTCCTGGTGTTGATGGCCGGCGTTGCCACGGGGACGTCGGCGGCGCGGACGAAGACCGGGCGGCGCGGGGTGTGGGTCGGGGTGGCGATCCTGAGCGGGACGGTGCCCGCGATCGGCGCGTTGGTGGCGAGCGGGCTGGTGCCAGTGGAAGGGATCGCGCTCGTGCCGGTGGGCGGCATCCTCATCGGGGGCGCGATGACGGCGACGACGTTGTCCGTGCGCCGGGCGCTGGACACCCTGCGGGACCGGCACGGCGAGTTCGAGGCCGCTCTCGCGCTCGGGTTCACCGAGGCGGTGGCGGTCCGGGAGCTGGTGCGCGGGCCGGCGGGGGAGGCGCTGCTGCCCGCCTTGGACCAGACCCGGACGGTGGGACTGGTCACACTTCCGGGTGCTTTCGTGGGGATGCTGCTGGGTGGTGCGCCGGTGTGGCAGGCGGGGGCGTTGCAGCTGGTCGTGCTGGTGGGGCTGCTCGCGGTGGAGGCGGCGGCGATCGCGGTGGTCGTGGAGCTGGTGGCGCGGGGGTTCGTGCGCCGGACTTCCGTTGTTGGTGATGTTAGGCTAACCTAA
- a CDS encoding TrmH family RNA methyltransferase: protein MIEIDDPADPRLDDFRDLSTADRRPDRPGGRGLVIAEGVVVVERLLASPYPVRALLGVRRRVEALGELPAPAYVTSPEVMAEVVGFHLNRGVLAAADRAPQPSPEDLARRSTRLAVLEGVGDHENLGSLFRNAAALGIDGVLLGPGCSDPLYRRSVRVSMGHVLRVPFATMPDLAGGLDMLRHNGFRVAALTPRASAVNLQDAGLRGQRVAVMLGSEGHGLTEEAIAAADLAVRIPMASGVDSLNVATAAAIAFYAIA, encoded by the coding sequence GTGATCGAGATCGACGATCCGGCGGACCCCCGTCTGGACGACTTCCGGGACCTCTCGACGGCCGACCGGCGGCCCGACCGGCCCGGTGGGCGCGGGCTGGTCATCGCCGAGGGCGTGGTGGTCGTCGAACGGCTCCTCGCCTCGCCGTACCCGGTGCGCGCGCTGCTGGGCGTGCGTCGCCGCGTCGAGGCGTTGGGTGAGCTGCCCGCGCCGGCGTACGTGACGTCGCCCGAGGTCATGGCCGAGGTGGTGGGGTTCCACCTGAACCGGGGTGTCCTGGCGGCGGCCGACCGCGCGCCGCAGCCCAGTCCCGAGGACCTGGCGCGGCGCTCGACCCGGCTGGCCGTGCTGGAAGGCGTGGGCGACCACGAGAACTTGGGTTCGTTGTTCCGCAACGCGGCGGCGCTGGGCATCGACGGCGTGCTGCTCGGACCGGGGTGCAGCGACCCGCTCTACCGGCGCAGCGTGCGCGTCTCGATGGGGCACGTCCTGCGCGTCCCGTTCGCCACCATGCCCGATCTCGCGGGTGGTCTCGACATGTTGCGGCACAACGGGTTTCGGGTCGCGGCGCTCACGCCGCGCGCGTCGGCGGTCAACCTCCAGGACGCCGGGCTGCGCGGGCAGCGCGTCGCCGTCATGCTGGGTTCGGAGGGCCACGGCCTGACCGAGGAGGCGATCGCCGCCGCCGACCTGGCCGTCCGCATCCCGATGGCCTCCGGCGTCGACTCGCTGAACGTCGCCACGGCCGCCGCGATCGCCTTCTACGCGATCGCCTGA
- a CDS encoding glutamate-cysteine ligase family protein: protein MGSNVSSRTFTREDRQRYRERVQRCLDALGTMLAEDSFSFPRQQMGLEIELNLVDDSGRPAMANAEVLEKIDDPSFTLELGQHNLEVNVPPRELAGDETLDLERELKHTLSSADDKAHDAGTSLVMIGVLPTLRHEHFDRRWLSDSPRYALLNDQIFAARGEEVVLNMEGAPMPGRAVPEKLMSYAESILPEAACTSVQLHLQVAPDDFAAHWNAAQALAGVQVAIAANSPFLLGRALWHETRIPLFQQATDTRPVELKNQGVRPRVWFGERWITSIFDLFEENVRYFPALLPETGDEDPLDVLGAGGTPELTELRLHNGTVWRWNRPVYDVVDGVPHLRVENRVLPAGPTVLDTMANAAFFYGAQRALTTLERPLWTQMSFDAAEENLYAGSRHGMGAHLYWPGIGWVPPDELVLRRLLPLAHEGLKACGVSDEARERYLGVIEARCLSRRTGSAWQRDTVALLEERGVEREVALSAMLARYVELMHNGEPVHTWPVGL from the coding sequence ATGGGGAGCAACGTGTCCAGTCGGACGTTCACCAGGGAGGACCGCCAGCGCTACCGCGAGCGGGTGCAGCGGTGCTTGGACGCGCTGGGGACCATGTTGGCGGAGGACAGCTTCTCCTTCCCGCGCCAGCAGATGGGCCTGGAGATCGAGCTGAACCTCGTGGACGACTCGGGCCGGCCCGCGATGGCCAACGCCGAGGTCCTGGAGAAGATCGACGACCCGTCCTTCACGCTGGAGCTGGGCCAGCACAACCTGGAGGTCAACGTCCCGCCGCGGGAACTGGCGGGCGACGAGACCCTGGACCTGGAACGGGAACTGAAGCACACCCTGTCCAGCGCCGACGACAAGGCCCACGACGCCGGCACGTCCCTGGTGATGATCGGCGTGCTCCCCACGTTGCGCCACGAGCACTTCGACCGGCGCTGGCTGTCCGACAGCCCCCGCTACGCCCTGCTCAACGACCAGATCTTCGCCGCCCGCGGCGAGGAGGTCGTGCTGAACATGGAGGGCGCCCCGATGCCGGGCCGCGCGGTGCCCGAGAAGCTGATGAGCTACGCGGAATCCATCCTGCCCGAGGCCGCGTGCACGTCCGTGCAACTGCACCTGCAGGTCGCACCGGACGACTTCGCCGCGCACTGGAACGCGGCCCAGGCGTTGGCGGGCGTGCAGGTGGCGATCGCGGCGAACTCCCCGTTCCTGCTGGGGCGGGCGCTGTGGCATGAAACGCGCATCCCGCTGTTCCAGCAGGCGACCGACACCCGACCGGTGGAGCTGAAGAACCAGGGCGTGCGACCCAGGGTGTGGTTCGGGGAGCGGTGGATCACGTCGATCTTCGACCTGTTCGAGGAGAACGTCCGGTACTTCCCGGCCCTGTTGCCGGAGACCGGCGACGAGGACCCGTTGGACGTGCTGGGCGCGGGCGGGACACCGGAGCTGACGGAGCTGCGGCTGCACAACGGGACCGTGTGGCGCTGGAACCGGCCGGTGTACGACGTGGTGGACGGCGTACCGCACCTGCGCGTGGAGAACCGGGTACTGCCGGCCGGGCCAACCGTGCTGGACACGATGGCGAACGCCGCGTTCTTCTACGGCGCACAAAGGGCTTTGACGACCCTGGAACGTCCTCTGTGGACACAGATGTCGTTCGACGCGGCCGAGGAGAACCTGTACGCGGGGTCGCGGCACGGGATGGGCGCGCACCTCTACTGGCCCGGGATCGGCTGGGTGCCGCCGGACGAACTGGTGCTGCGCCGGCTGCTGCCGTTGGCACACGAGGGCCTGAAGGCGTGCGGGGTGTCCGACGAGGCCCGCGAGCGGTACCTAGGGGTGATCGAGGCACGCTGCCTGTCACGCCGAACCGGCTCCGCTTGGCAACGTGACACGGTGGCGCTGCTCGAGGAGCGCGGGGTGGAACGAGAGGTCGCGTTGAGCGCCATGCTGGCCCGGTACGTCGAGCTCATGCACAACGGCGAACCCGTACACACCTGGCCCGTAGGGCTTTAG
- a CDS encoding ABC-F family ATP-binding cassette domain-containing protein — protein MSVLAARNVTLSFGPRTVLQEVDLDVHPGHRVGLSAPNGVGKSTLLRVLAGELKPDEGVVTRSGSVAFLTQETTVRPGEPLRAHLARRTGVAQAVRRFEAAAQALAEGGRGADDEYAKAFDAWTAIGAADFDERADEVCDRLGLPADLLDEHRTLSGGQSARLRLASVLLARADFLLLDEPTNDLDAAGLDLLESHVLASPAGMVLVSHDREFLARTTTHVAELDEFTHRVTVFGGGWDAYEAEQAAAKRRAREEYETYATKRDALVQRAREVREWSRAGVRRNAKSDEPDKNIKAFRKQGAENTAAKASTVERALARLEEVEEPREPWELRLTLPSAGRGSQIAFTLRDAVVTRGEVTLGPIDLTIGAGERWRVTGPNGSGKSTLLGALLGRIPLVSGHRSQGATVVVGEVDQVRESFATERTPLEVVSEATGLPRVEVRTLLAKFRVGADAVLRPARSLSPGERTRAGLAVLQARGTTCLVLDEPTNHLDVPAIEQLEQALDGYAGTLLLVTHDRRLADAVGVDHTLDVRTLAR, from the coding sequence GTGTCCGTACTGGCAGCCCGGAACGTCACGCTGTCGTTCGGTCCGCGGACCGTGCTCCAGGAGGTAGATCTCGATGTCCACCCAGGTCACCGCGTAGGCCTGAGCGCGCCCAACGGCGTCGGCAAGTCCACCCTGCTGCGCGTGCTCGCCGGAGAGCTCAAGCCGGACGAGGGTGTCGTCACCAGGAGCGGGAGCGTCGCGTTCCTGACCCAGGAGACGACCGTCCGGCCCGGCGAGCCCCTGCGCGCGCACCTGGCCCGCCGCACCGGCGTGGCGCAGGCCGTGCGCCGGTTCGAAGCCGCTGCGCAGGCGCTGGCCGAAGGCGGGCGTGGCGCGGACGACGAGTACGCGAAGGCGTTCGACGCGTGGACCGCCATCGGCGCGGCCGACTTCGACGAGCGCGCCGACGAGGTGTGCGACCGGCTCGGCCTGCCCGCCGACCTGCTCGACGAACACCGGACCCTCTCCGGCGGCCAGTCGGCGCGGCTGCGGCTGGCGTCGGTGCTGCTGGCGCGCGCGGACTTCCTGCTGCTCGACGAGCCGACCAACGACCTCGACGCGGCCGGCCTGGACCTGCTGGAGTCCCACGTCCTGGCCAGCCCGGCGGGCATGGTCCTGGTCAGCCACGACCGCGAGTTCCTCGCCCGGACCACCACCCACGTCGCCGAACTGGACGAGTTCACCCACCGGGTGACCGTGTTCGGCGGCGGGTGGGACGCCTACGAGGCGGAACAGGCCGCCGCCAAGCGCCGCGCCCGCGAGGAGTACGAGACGTACGCGACCAAGCGCGACGCCCTCGTCCAGCGCGCCCGCGAGGTCCGCGAGTGGTCACGCGCGGGCGTGCGCCGGAACGCGAAGTCCGACGAGCCCGACAAGAACATCAAGGCCTTCCGCAAGCAGGGCGCGGAGAACACGGCCGCCAAAGCGTCCACTGTGGAGCGTGCCCTGGCCCGCCTGGAGGAGGTCGAGGAGCCACGCGAGCCCTGGGAGCTGCGCCTGACCCTCCCGTCGGCCGGGCGCGGCAGCCAGATCGCCTTCACCCTCCGGGACGCCGTGGTCACGCGTGGGGAGGTCACCCTGGGGCCGATCGACCTCACCATCGGCGCGGGGGAGCGTTGGCGCGTCACCGGACCCAACGGCTCCGGCAAGAGCACGCTGCTGGGTGCCTTGCTGGGCCGGATCCCGCTGGTGAGCGGGCACCGCAGCCAGGGCGCGACGGTCGTCGTCGGCGAGGTGGACCAGGTGCGGGAGTCCTTCGCCACCGAGCGGACGCCCTTGGAGGTCGTGTCCGAGGCCACCGGGTTGCCCCGGGTCGAAGTCCGGACGCTGTTGGCCAAGTTCCGGGTGGGTGCCGACGCGGTCCTGCGCCCGGCCCGTTCCCTGTCGCCCGGCGAGCGCACCCGGGCGGGTCTGGCCGTGCTGCAGGCCCGGGGGACGACGTGCTTGGTGCTGGACGAGCCGACCAACCACCTCGACGTCCCGGCCATCGAGCAGTTGGAACAGGCCCTGGACGGCTACGCGGGCACCCTGCTGCTGGTCACGCACGACCGGCGGCTGGCGGACGCGGTGGGGGTGGACCACACACTCGACGTCCGGACCCTGGCAAGATGA
- a CDS encoding ABC transporter ATP-binding protein, which produces MTTATTTVQDEEKWRGVAAEDVEELDYATGAKLQARSRRLLGSLLRPHTRAAVLALALVVAENLVNLAGPLLIAAAIDRGVPAALDGRPTVLAWCVGGYVAVALAATLLRWAFIRLTGRIGQDLLLDLRERVFRHAQRLSVSFHERYTSGKVISRLTSDVDSLQDLLEQGLDGFFTSMLSVVGISIVMLTLDPPLAAVVLFGFLPLLVLVRWFRRRSAKAYRGTRGAIAKVIVQFVETMNGIRAVQAFRREKRNEHIMGEFNDKFRDANTEAFSVVAVFTSLVRVIGNVSLAVILAWGAWRVAQGDLELGVLAAFTLYVRRFYDPFDEIAMFATTYASATAALEKISGVLEERPAVPEPEDPAPLRDVRGQVAFDGVEFRYTPTTPVVLPEFDLHVPAGQTVALVGATGAGKSTLAKLVARFYDPSAGAVRLDGIDLRSVADADLRRAVVMVTQENFLFDGSVADNIALGRPSATREEVVSAARAVGAHEFISALPDGYDTDVRKRGGRLSAGQRQLVAFARAFLADPAVLVLDEATSSLDVPTERLVQHALETVLADRTAFIIAHRLSTVMIADRVLVLDAGRVVEDGTPDELIEGRGRFAALDTAWRESLA; this is translated from the coding sequence GTGACCACCGCGACGACGACGGTCCAGGACGAGGAGAAGTGGCGGGGCGTCGCCGCCGAGGACGTCGAGGAGCTCGACTACGCGACCGGGGCGAAGCTCCAGGCCCGGTCGCGCCGGCTGCTCGGCTCGCTGCTGCGCCCCCACACCCGGGCCGCGGTGCTGGCGCTGGCCCTGGTGGTGGCGGAGAACCTGGTCAACCTGGCCGGTCCGCTGCTGATCGCCGCCGCCATCGACCGGGGCGTGCCGGCGGCGCTGGACGGTCGGCCCACCGTGCTGGCGTGGTGCGTCGGCGGGTACGTCGCCGTGGCGCTCGCGGCGACGCTGCTGCGCTGGGCGTTCATCCGGCTGACCGGCCGCATCGGGCAGGACCTGCTGCTGGACCTGCGGGAACGGGTGTTCCGGCACGCCCAGCGGCTGTCGGTGTCCTTCCACGAGCGCTACACCTCCGGCAAGGTGATCTCGCGCCTGACCAGCGACGTCGACTCGCTGCAGGACCTGCTGGAGCAGGGCCTGGACGGCTTCTTCACGTCCATGCTGTCCGTGGTCGGCATCTCCATCGTGATGCTCACCCTCGACCCGCCGCTGGCCGCGGTCGTGCTGTTCGGGTTCCTGCCGCTGCTGGTGCTCGTCCGCTGGTTCCGCCGCCGCTCGGCGAAGGCCTACCGGGGCACCCGCGGCGCCATCGCGAAGGTCATCGTGCAGTTCGTGGAGACCATGAACGGCATCCGCGCGGTGCAGGCGTTCCGCCGCGAGAAGCGCAACGAGCACATCATGGGCGAGTTCAACGACAAGTTCCGCGACGCCAACACCGAGGCGTTCAGCGTGGTGGCGGTGTTCACCTCGCTGGTGCGGGTCATCGGCAACGTGTCGCTGGCCGTGATCCTCGCGTGGGGCGCGTGGCGGGTCGCGCAGGGCGACCTGGAACTGGGCGTGCTGGCCGCGTTCACGCTCTACGTGCGGCGCTTCTACGACCCGTTCGACGAGATCGCCATGTTCGCCACCACCTACGCCTCCGCGACCGCCGCGCTGGAGAAGATCTCCGGCGTGCTGGAGGAACGGCCGGCCGTGCCGGAGCCGGAGGACCCGGCACCGCTGCGGGACGTGCGCGGGCAGGTCGCGTTCGACGGGGTGGAGTTCCGGTACACGCCGACGACCCCCGTGGTGCTGCCCGAGTTCGACCTGCACGTGCCGGCCGGGCAGACCGTGGCGCTGGTCGGCGCGACCGGCGCGGGCAAGTCGACGCTGGCCAAGCTGGTGGCGCGGTTCTACGACCCGTCCGCGGGCGCGGTCCGGCTGGACGGCATCGACCTGCGCTCCGTCGCCGACGCCGACCTGCGGCGCGCGGTGGTCATGGTTACCCAGGAGAACTTCCTGTTCGACGGGTCGGTCGCGGACAACATCGCCTTGGGCCGGCCGTCCGCGACGCGGGAGGAGGTCGTGTCGGCGGCTCGGGCCGTGGGCGCGCACGAGTTCATCTCGGCACTGCCGGACGGGTACGACACCGACGTGCGCAAGCGCGGCGGACGGCTCTCGGCGGGCCAGCGGCAGCTCGTCGCGTTCGCGCGGGCGTTCCTGGCCGACCCGGCGGTTCTGGTGCTCGACGAGGCCACGTCCAGCCTGGACGTGCCGACCGAGCGTCTGGTGCAGCACGCGCTGGAGACGGTGCTGGCCGACCGGACGGCGTTCATCATCGCCCACCGGCTGTCCACGGTCATGATCGCGGACCGGGTGCTGGTGCTCGACGCCGGCCGGGTCGTGGAGGACGGGACGCCGGACGAGCTGATCGAGGGACGGGGCCGGTTCGCGGCCCTGGACACCGCGTGGCGGGAGTCCCTGGCCTAG
- a CDS encoding DUF2537 domain-containing protein: protein MELRVRDGRAVLAGRDDAGEREVDPHTLPLGAGLADALHEWAKVAEAVVRTDPPANGAAGALVTRRGRQLASRLAADMGTPVAYTDPVTGEQFVVEAPDREPVEEPEPAPREEEKTPWGTGLTVSVFTAAVVTFMVVTLSLGLGETSSWLALLANVLVVGGIAPSVWLARKVLVWRWVAYGVVAGVLLAWFALITTLL from the coding sequence GTGGAACTGCGGGTCCGGGACGGGCGCGCCGTGCTGGCCGGCCGCGACGACGCGGGCGAACGCGAGGTCGACCCGCACACGCTGCCGCTGGGCGCGGGGCTCGCCGACGCGCTGCACGAGTGGGCCAAGGTGGCGGAAGCGGTCGTGCGCACCGACCCGCCCGCGAACGGGGCGGCGGGTGCGCTGGTCACCCGCCGGGGCCGTCAACTCGCGAGCCGGCTCGCCGCCGACATGGGCACCCCCGTCGCCTACACCGACCCGGTGACCGGCGAGCAGTTCGTGGTGGAGGCACCCGACCGCGAACCGGTCGAGGAGCCGGAGCCGGCACCCCGGGAGGAGGAGAAGACCCCCTGGGGCACCGGCCTGACGGTCAGCGTGTTCACCGCGGCCGTGGTGACGTTCATGGTCGTCACCCTGTCCCTCGGCCTCGGCGAGACCAGCTCGTGGCTGGCCCTGCTGGCGAACGTCCTCGTCGTGGGCGGCATCGCCCCATCGGTGTGGCTCGCCCGCAAGGTGCTGGTGTGGCGCTGGGTCGCGTACGGCGTGGTGGCCGGGGTGTTGCTGGCCTGGTTCGCGCTGATCACGACCCTGCTCTAG
- the sepH gene encoding septation protein SepH: MRALRVIGLEDDGKSVILEDPERGERFVLPADERLRAAARGDLTRLGQIEIEVESQMRPREIQARIRAGESVEQVAAAAGIPTHRVERFAYPVLLERSRTAELAQRAHPVREDGPDVQTLGEVVAHSFGLRGQDYTDVSWDSWRGEDGRWVVQLHWTAGRSDNRAHWAFHPGAHGGTVTALDDAAVELMDPNPNRTLRTVRPVTQLARQALELEKAEPEILVREEPVPTPTPSLPTAALPTSALPAPTPPAPEPEPEPVAAEEPPAPQPAPTPAPAAKKDQQPPKRGKKNHPIVPSWEDVLLGVRSNRG; the protein is encoded by the coding sequence ATGCGAGCGCTGCGGGTCATCGGGCTCGAAGACGACGGCAAATCCGTCATCCTCGAGGACCCGGAACGCGGCGAGCGCTTCGTGCTGCCCGCTGACGAACGGCTGCGCGCGGCGGCGCGGGGCGACCTCACCCGACTCGGCCAGATCGAGATCGAGGTGGAGAGCCAGATGCGCCCGCGGGAGATCCAGGCGCGCATCCGCGCCGGCGAGTCCGTCGAGCAGGTCGCCGCGGCGGCGGGCATCCCGACCCACCGGGTCGAGCGGTTCGCCTACCCCGTGCTGCTGGAGCGGTCCCGGACGGCCGAGCTGGCGCAGCGGGCCCACCCGGTGCGCGAGGACGGGCCGGACGTGCAGACGCTCGGCGAGGTCGTCGCGCACTCCTTCGGCCTGCGCGGCCAGGACTACACCGACGTCAGCTGGGACTCCTGGCGCGGCGAGGACGGCCGGTGGGTCGTGCAGCTGCACTGGACGGCGGGCCGGTCGGACAACCGGGCGCACTGGGCGTTCCACCCGGGCGCGCACGGCGGCACGGTCACGGCGCTGGACGACGCGGCGGTCGAGCTGATGGACCCGAACCCGAACCGGACGCTGCGCACGGTCCGGCCGGTGACCCAGCTGGCCCGGCAGGCGCTGGAGCTGGAGAAGGCGGAACCGGAGATCCTCGTCCGCGAGGAGCCGGTGCCCACGCCGACCCCGTCCCTGCCGACTGCGGCGCTGCCCACCTCGGCGCTGCCGGCCCCGACGCCGCCCGCGCCGGAACCCGAGCCCGAGCCGGTGGCCGCCGAGGAGCCACCCGCGCCCCAGCCCGCACCGACCCCCGCGCCGGCGGCGAAGAAGGACCAGCAGCCGCCCAAGCGCGGCAAGAAGAACCACCCGATCGTGCCGTCGTGGGAGGACGTCCTGCTGGGCGTTCGCTCGAACCGCGGCTGA
- a CDS encoding superoxide dismutase has translation MAKYVLPDLDYDYGDLEPAIIGEINELHHSKHHLAYVKGANDTLEQIDEARDRGTFGSIVGLETTLAFHLAGHALHKIWWKNLSPNGGDKPTGELAAAIDEHFGSFDGLRAQLTAASSSIQGSGWGVLAWEPVGRRLITQQLKDHHSNLSIATTPLLVFDIWEHAYYLQYRNLKADYISALWNVVDWDDVNARFEAARAGENGLQLP, from the coding sequence ATGGCGAAGTACGTCCTGCCCGACCTGGACTACGACTACGGCGACCTGGAGCCGGCGATCATCGGGGAGATCAACGAGCTGCACCACTCCAAGCACCACCTCGCCTACGTGAAGGGCGCGAACGACACGCTGGAGCAGATCGACGAGGCCCGCGACCGGGGCACGTTCGGCTCGATCGTCGGCCTGGAGACCACGCTGGCGTTCCACCTCGCCGGGCACGCGCTGCACAAGATCTGGTGGAAGAACCTCTCCCCGAACGGTGGCGACAAGCCGACCGGCGAGCTCGCGGCGGCGATCGACGAGCACTTCGGGTCGTTCGACGGGCTGCGCGCCCAGCTGACCGCGGCGTCCTCGTCCATCCAGGGTTCGGGCTGGGGCGTCCTCGCGTGGGAGCCGGTCGGCCGGCGGCTGATCACCCAGCAGCTCAAGGACCACCACTCCAACCTGTCGATCGCCACCACGCCGCTGCTGGTGTTCGACATCTGGGAGCACGCGTACTACCTGCAGTACCGGAACCTGAAGGCGGACTACATCTCCGCGCTGTGGAACGTCGTGGACTGGGACGACGTCAACGCCCGCTTCGAGGCCGCCCGCGCCGGCGAGAACGGCCTTCAGCTCCCCTGA
- a CDS encoding ABC transporter ATP-binding protein, which translates to MRRLWPYFRPVRTQMLLSMSAALLAMLCGLGIPLITQRIVDGPIAARDLGALPPMVGLVLLLGIGEAALFYARRKFIARPASDVEARMRAAVYDHLQRLPVSFHDRFQSGQLLSRATTDLNTVRRFVAFVCTFLVVNTLVVLTGLGILFWLSPVLGGIVLACTLPLMLLSYLFESKFKVVARRAQDQAGDLTTVVEESVLGIRVLKAFGRGPHLTRRFLRQARELRDTELAKVRVFALLWAVLIVLPELAIAGQLAVGAVGIANGTVTAGTLVAAVTVSAYLRWPIDSIGWLLAETNQTASASERFFEVMDAPVTITSPDRPKTLPAQVKGHVRFEDVHFAHADGEREVLRGIDLDIRPGETVALVGATGSGKTTITALVPRLADVTKGRVTIDGVDVRDLDLTDLRRVVGTAFEEPILFSASVTENVALGGIGADEPRVREALRVARAEEFVDALPWGLDTRIGEQGLSLSGGQRQRLALARAVVGHPAVLVLDDPLSALDVHTEAEVEAALHRVLKGVTALVVAHRPSTVQLADRVAMLVDGRIAAVGTHRELLADNEDYRYLLSTLEDEEVAA; encoded by the coding sequence GTGCGCCGGCTGTGGCCGTACTTCCGGCCCGTCCGCACCCAGATGCTGCTGAGCATGTCCGCTGCCCTGCTGGCGATGCTGTGCGGCCTGGGCATCCCGCTCATCACCCAACGCATCGTGGACGGCCCGATCGCCGCGCGCGACCTGGGAGCGCTACCGCCCATGGTCGGCCTGGTCCTGCTGCTGGGCATCGGCGAGGCCGCCCTGTTCTACGCCCGCCGCAAGTTCATCGCCCGGCCCGCCTCGGACGTCGAGGCCCGCATGCGCGCCGCCGTGTACGACCACCTCCAGCGGCTGCCGGTCTCCTTCCACGACCGCTTCCAGTCCGGCCAGCTGCTGTCCCGCGCCACCACCGACCTGAACACCGTGCGCCGGTTCGTGGCGTTCGTGTGCACGTTCCTGGTGGTCAACACCCTGGTCGTGCTGACCGGCCTGGGCATCCTGTTCTGGCTCTCGCCGGTCCTCGGCGGCATCGTCCTGGCCTGCACCCTGCCGCTGATGCTGCTGTCCTACCTGTTCGAGTCGAAGTTCAAGGTCGTGGCGCGCCGGGCGCAGGACCAGGCGGGCGACCTGACCACCGTGGTCGAGGAGTCCGTGCTGGGCATCCGGGTGCTCAAGGCGTTCGGCCGCGGTCCGCACCTGACCAGGCGGTTCCTCCGCCAGGCCCGGGAGCTGCGGGACACCGAGCTGGCCAAGGTCCGGGTGTTCGCGCTGCTCTGGGCGGTGCTGATCGTGCTGCCCGAGCTGGCCATCGCGGGGCAGCTCGCGGTCGGCGCGGTCGGCATCGCGAACGGCACGGTCACCGCGGGCACGCTGGTCGCCGCCGTCACGGTGAGCGCCTACCTGCGCTGGCCGATTGACTCGATCGGGTGGTTGCTGGCCGAGACGAACCAGACCGCGTCCGCGTCCGAGCGGTTCTTCGAGGTCATGGACGCCCCGGTCACGATCACCTCGCCCGACCGGCCCAAAACCCTCCCCGCGCAGGTCAAGGGGCACGTCCGGTTCGAGGACGTGCACTTCGCCCACGCCGACGGCGAGCGCGAGGTCCTGCGCGGGATCGACCTGGACATCCGGCCGGGCGAGACGGTCGCCCTGGTGGGTGCCACCGGATCGGGCAAGACCACGATCACCGCGCTGGTGCCGCGACTGGCCGACGTGACGAAGGGCCGCGTCACGATCGACGGCGTCGACGTGCGCGACCTGGACCTGACCGACCTGCGCCGGGTCGTCGGCACGGCGTTCGAGGAGCCCATCCTGTTCTCCGCGAGCGTCACCGAGAACGTGGCGCTCGGCGGGATCGGCGCGGACGAGCCCCGCGTCCGGGAGGCGCTGCGGGTCGCGCGGGCCGAGGAGTTCGTGGACGCCCTGCCGTGGGGCCTGGACACCCGGATCGGCGAGCAGGGCCTGTCGCTGTCCGGCGGGCAGCGGCAGCGGCTGGCACTGGCCCGCGCGGTCGTCGGGCACCCGGCGGTGCTGGTGCTGGACGACCCGCTGTCCGCGCTCGACGTGCACACCGAGGCCGAGGTCGAGGCCGCGCTGCACCGCGTGCTCAAGGGCGTGACCGCGCTGGTGGTCGCGCACCGGCCCAGCACGGTCCAGCTCGCCGACCGGGTCGCGATGCTCGTCGACGGCCGGATCGCCGCAGTGGGCACGCACCGGGAACTGTTGGCGGACAACGAGGACTACCGGTACTTGCTGTCCACTTTGGAGGACGAGGAGGTGGCGGCGTGA